The proteins below come from a single Alosa sapidissima isolate fAloSap1 chromosome 23, fAloSap1.pri, whole genome shotgun sequence genomic window:
- the LOC121698578 gene encoding gamma-crystallin M2-like isoform X1 produces the protein MGKITFFEEKNFQGRCYDCNSDCPDLRSYFSRCNSIRVVSGAWVLYEHPNYKGYQYILSPSEYPDYQQWMGFNDSVKSCRVYGNAWKLRLYERPDFAGQMVEYSDDCPSVQEALKFREVFSCMVTHGAWCFYEQPNYRGRQYFLERGEYRKFSDWGAQSPDVGSFRRITDF, from the exons ATGGGAAAA aTCACATTCTTTGAGGAGAAGAATTTCCAGGGCCGTTGCTATGACTGCAACAGTGACTGTCCAGACCTGCGCTCCTACTTCTCCCGCTGTAACTCCATCCGCGTGGTCAGCGGCGCCTGGGTCCTCTACGAGCACCCCAACTACAAGGGCTACCAGTACATCCTAAGCCCCAGCGAGTACCCCGACTACCAGCAGTGGATGGGTTTCAACGACAGTGTCAAATCCTGCCGC GTCTATGGCAATGCTTGGAAGTTGAGGCTCTACGAGCGCCCTGACTTTGCAGGCCAGATGGTGGAGTACTCTGATGACTGTCCGTCAGTGCAAGAGGCCCTCAAGTTCCGCGAAGTCTTCTCCTGCATGGTCACCCATGGAGCCTGGTGCTTTTACGAGCAGCCCAACTACAGGGGGCGCCAGTACTTCCTCGAGCGCGGCGAGTACAGGAAGTTCTCCGACTGGGGGGCCCAGTCTCCTGACGTTGGTTCCTTCCGCAGGATCACTGACTTCTAA
- the LOC121698578 gene encoding gamma-crystallin M2-like isoform X2 produces the protein MGKITFFEEKNFQGRCYDCNSDCPDLRSYFSRCNSIRVVSGAWVLYEHPNYKGYQYILSPSEYPDYQQWMGFNDSVKSCRVIKNVYGNAWKLRLYERPDFAGQMVEYSDDCPSVQEALKFREVFSCMVTHGAWCFYEQPNYRGRQYFLERGEYRKFSDWGAQSPDVGSFRRITDF, from the exons ATGGGAAAA aTCACATTCTTTGAGGAGAAGAATTTCCAGGGCCGTTGCTATGACTGCAACAGTGACTGTCCAGACCTGCGCTCCTACTTCTCCCGCTGTAACTCCATCCGCGTGGTCAGCGGCGCCTGGGTCCTCTACGAGCACCCCAACTACAAGGGCTACCAGTACATCCTAAGCCCCAGCGAGTACCCCGACTACCAGCAGTGGATGGGTTTCAACGACAGTGTCAAATCCTGCCGCGTTATCAAAAAC GTCTATGGCAATGCTTGGAAGTTGAGGCTCTACGAGCGCCCTGACTTTGCAGGCCAGATGGTGGAGTACTCTGATGACTGTCCGTCAGTGCAAGAGGCCCTCAAGTTCCGCGAAGTCTTCTCCTGCATGGTCACCCATGGAGCCTGGTGCTTTTACGAGCAGCCCAACTACAGGGGGCGCCAGTACTTCCTCGAGCGCGGCGAGTACAGGAAGTTCTCCGACTGGGGGGCCCAGTCTCCTGACGTTGGTTCCTTCCGCAGGATCACTGACTTCTAA